The Candidatus Zixiibacteriota bacterium genomic interval AAGGGAATACCGCCGTGCCGGACGGCGAGTTTTGCAGCCGCCAAGCCGGAGCGGGCCATGCCGATCACGCCGATGCGTCGTCCTCGTATGCGTTCTTCGATGGTCATCGTACTTTCAACGTTGCAAGGGTTAACAGGGCGCACAGGGCGCCGACTATCCAGAAGCGAATAACTACTTTCGGTTCCGCCCACCCGCTGAGTTCAAAGTGGTGATGCAGGGGCGCCATCTTGAAAATCCGTTTGCCGCCTCGGTAGCGGTATGAGAGCACCTGCAGGATCACCGACAAGGCCTCGACAACGAACACGCCGCCCACGATGAGCAGCACCAGTTCCTTCTTGATGAGGATGGCGATGGCGCCGAGCGCCGCACCCAGCGACAACGACCCGGTGTCACCCATAAAGACCTGTGCCGGATGACTGTTGAACCACAAGAAGCCGAGCGCCGCGCCGATGGCGGCGCCGCAGTACACCGTGAGTTCACCGCTGCCCGCGAAATACTCGATCTGCAGATAACTGGAGTAGTCGAGTCGACCGGAAACGTAAACAAACCCGGCAAACGCCGCGAAACACAGTCCGCACAGGCCGATCGCGAGCCCGTCAAGACCGTCCGTCAAGTTGACCGCGTTCGAGGATCCGGCGATAACGAGCATCACCCATGGGATGTACAGAATGCCGAGATTCAGCACGTAATTCTTGAAAAGGGGAATATTCGTGGTGTTGTCGTACTGCCCTTCGGGACCGAGCCAGGTGAGAACGACGCCGAAAATCAGGCCGAGCACGACCTGTCCCACGAGTTTCTTTCGCGCCACCAGTCCCTTGGGCTGTTTGGCGATGGCTTTCAGGTAGTCGTCCATAAAGCCGAGGATGCCCATCCACACGGTCACCAGCAGGACCGTGAGCACATAGAAGTTGGTCAGTGGCGCCCACAGCAGCGTCGGGATCACTATTCCGGCGAGGATAATGAGCCCGCCCATGGTCGGAGTACCTTCTTTCGCTTTGTGCGACTGCGGCCCCTCGGCGCGAATTTTCTCTTTCACCTGGTACTTTCGGAGCAGGTTTACGAAGAATGGTCCGAGTATCAGGCAGATGATGATGGCCGTGAGGGTCGCGCCCGCTGTGCGAAACGTGATATACCGGAACAGATTCAGGCCGGGGATTTGATCGGCAAGCGGGGCCAGCAAATGATACAACATCAGTTCTTCCCTCCCCCGGAGCGCCACCGTTCAATGACGACTTCGAGTCCGACTCCGCGAGAGCCCTTGATGTAGACGAGATCGCCGTGGGTGAGTTGCGCAGCGAGCGCTTCAGCACAGGCGGCGGCGTTATCGAAGTGAGCCAGCCGCGACCGGTCGGCGCCTCCCTCCAGGGCGCCATCAAGCATCGACTGGGACAACGGCCCCACCAGAAAAGCGCGATCGATGTCAAGCGTGGCGAGGAGAGACCCGATGTGCCGGTGGAAGTCGCGGCTGTGCTCACCGAGTTCAAGCATATCACCCAACACCACCAGCAGCCGTCCCTCGTGCGGCAGGTCCGCCAGCGAGCGAAGGCCGCCGGTCATCGAGTCCGGATTCGCGTTGTAGCAGTCTGCAATGATTGTCACTCCGTGCAGGCTCATCCGTTCACCTCTCATGGGAGCGGTCGTCAGCTCGATGGTGGTCGTATCAATATTCTCGAACGAATAGCCCAATTCGCGAACGATCGCGTACGAGGCAAGAAGATTCATAACCTGGTACTGCCCGAACAGCGTCAAGACGAACTCGTGATCGTCGATAACCACGCGCGTCAGACCGTCATCGCCGGTGGCGACGGACGACGGCCGAAAGTCGGCACCAGCGGCCATACCAAACGTCACCAGTCGCCTGTCCGCGCGCCGTGCCGCACTCATGAGTACCTCGTTGTCGGCGTTGACGATCAGCGGGGCGTCGGGAGCTGACGCGCCGGCGAGCGATAGTTTCTCCGCCGCCACCATTTCGACCGTACCCAGAAACTCCAGGTGCGACGGTCCGACATTGGTGATGGCGATCATGTCCGGCTCGAGAATCGGGGCGAGCCGAGACATCTCACCGGGGACCGAGATACCAAGTTCAAAAACGCCCACCCTGGTCCCCGCCGGCATCTCCAGGATCGTCAACGGGAGACCGAACAGGTTGTTGAGATTGCCGGGCGTGCGATATACGGACGGTTCGACTGCGAGCAGCAGGCGGTACGTCATCTCCTTGGTGGTTGTTTTGCCGTTTGAGCCGGTGATCGCGACCCGTCGACATTGGAGCGAACGGCGATACCGTGTCGCCAGTTCGATCAGCGCGGTGTGCGGGTCCTCGACGGTCACGACGGGCGTGCGGGCGGGCAGCGTCCGCAGCGCCGGATGATCCTGCTCGCCGAGTACTCCGGCCGCCCCGCGTTCCAGCGCTCCCGCGATGTACGCATGGCCGTCGTGCACCTCGCCGCGCAGCGCGACGAACAGCCGACCGTTCGTGATCGTCCGGCTGTCGATAGAGACACCGGAGAACGTACGCTCGGCGAACTCAGCGCTGTTGAGACGACCGCGAAGGTCCAGAGCAAGTGTGTCAAAGCGCAAGGTGATCACGACTCCTCGGATTCGGATCCGGTGAATCCCATCGATGCCAGCGCATCGAGCGCAACCAGGCGATCTTCGAAGGGATGTCGGACGCCGGCAACTTCCTGATAGGTCTCGGCCCCTTTTCCGGCCAGCAGGACAGCATCGCCGGACCGGGCCATTTTCAGTATCGTACAAATCGCTTCTCTTCTGTCTTCTACAACGGCGGAACGGTCGTCGTCGAGAGCGGGCCGGATCGCATCGATAATCGCGGACGGCCGCTCCGATCGTGGATTATCCGAGGTAACGACGGCGAAATCCGCGAAGTCCATGGCCGCCTTTCCCATCAGGGGACGCTTGCCCGTATCGCGGTCGCCGCCGCACCCGAAAAGCAGCAGCAGACGGCCGTCGCACAACTCACGGGCCGACTTGCAGAGCCGTTCAATGGCGTCCGGTGTATGAGCATAGTCGATATACACCGCGAAGGGCTGCCCGGCGGAGACGTGATTAAACCGTCCGGGGATGGGCCGCACCGCCTCGAGGCCGCGGACCACGCTGTCGAGATCAGCGCCGCTGGCAAGCCCACCGGCGGCCGCCGCGACGGCGTTCGTCAGATTGAATCGACCCGGCAAATGCAGTTCTATGGTGCGAGTTCCAAGCGGCGTTTTCAGATCGAAGGTCGTGCCATCGGCCCTGAGCTCGTACGCCTCACATCGGACGTCGGCAGACGTGTCCTCAACGGCGTAGCTTATGTGGGCCGACTTGATTTCCGGCAGCAGACGGCGAAACTCCGGGACGTCGAGATTGATCACCACATAGCTCATCGGTCCCTCGAGCTTGTGCAGCAGCAGCGCTTTCGCCTCGAGGTACGCGTCCATGGTCTTGTGGAAGTCCAAATGATCGCGGGTGAAATTGGTGTAGACGGCGACCCGGAAATTGATCTCATCGACCCGGTGCAGGACCAGCGCATGCGACGAAACCTCGATCACCGCATTGACGCACCAGTTGCGCTTCATCAGGAAGAGCAAGCGCTGCACGTCGAGCGACTCGGGCGTCGTACGCTCCGCTTTGAACTTGTCCTTGCCGGTGTCGTAGACCAGCGAGGTAATCAGCCCCGTGCGCTTGGCGCGCGCTTCGAGAATGGACTTGATCATGAAACAAGTCGTCGTTTTGCCGTTGGTTCCGGTGACACCACAGGATTTTATCTTGTGCCCGGGGTATTCGTAAAATGCCGCCGCACACTTCGCCATGGCCGCGCGAATATCGGGAACGCGCACGTGGATGCCGATCTCGTCGCACCCTTCGCGTTCCCCCATCACCGCAACGGCGCCATTTTCTTTTGCCTGTCTCACAAAATCATACCCGTCGACCCGATACCCCTTGACGGCGAAAAACAGACTGTTCGGCTTCACCAGCCGTGAGTCGTATTCGATATTCTCAATTTCAATCGAGCCGTCGCCCGTCAGGACGGCGCCCTCGACCGCCTCTATCAGTTGCTCGAGCGTGATGGCGCACTCTCCCCGTACCCCGGCTTGCAGGTCAGCCAGCATATCTCCGCACGATTCAAAGTTTCACCCGGCGCGGGCGTCTGCTTGACGACGCGTCCGGACCCGGTCACACGGAACGTCTGTCCGATCTTATGCAGATACGCCGAAACGGTGCGGACGCTCAATCCGGTCAGGTCAGGCACGCGTTCATCGGTCGGACCGGTTGACACAACCTCCACGAGTACCTCGTCGCCCGGGAAGAGCAAGCGGTCGGCGGGCGGGAACTGCCAGGTGACCACACCTTCGTCAGCCGTGGCCCGCACGACGAGCCCTCTCTTTTCCGCCATTTGTTTTACCAGCACCATGTCTCTGCCCAAAAAGTCGGGGACTTCGACCGTGCGGTCGTCTCGCCGATCGGCTTCCACGAGCACATGCTCAGGGGCAAGAAACAGGTCCGGGTTGACGACTGCGTACCGTTCTGCGATGCGACGGAAGGTCGGTCCCGACGTGTGTCCGCCATAGGTGACGGGACGGGGACGGAACAGCACGACTATACCGGCGATGAGCGGGCGGTCGGCCGGAAAGTACCCGCCGAAACTCGCGACGAACTTGTTCTTTTCCATGCGGCCCGTCTCCACGTTGACCATTTCGCCGGTGCCGGTTTTGCCGGCGATCGCAATCACGGGTGAATTGACCGGCTTGGCGGTGCCGTTTTCAACGACGCCACGGAGGAACGCGTGAAGGGAATCGGCGGACTCCCGGCGCATGGCTCGTCCTATCAGTTCCGGGGTATTGCGGCTGATCAGCACGCCATCCTCGTCGACATAGCCGAGCACGGTGCGCGGTCGGTAGAGGCTGCCGCCGTTGGCGACAGCGGCAAACGCGGTCGCCATCTGCAATGTCGTAACGGCAACTGAGTGTCCCATGGCGAGCGCGGAGATGGTATACTCGGACCAGCGGTTGGGTGGCACGAGCCGGCCCGCCTCTTCACCCGGCAGACCGCAGCGGAGCTTCTGACCGAAGCCGAAGCGATGGGCGGTCGCCATCAACTCCTCACCGCCAAGCTTGCAGGCTTGTTTGCCTATGCCGATGTTGCTGGATTGTTCGATTATCTGGCGGAAGGTCAGCCAGCCGAGTTCCTTGTCGTCGTGAAGAGTCCGTCGGCCGAGTTTCCACTTGCCCATCTCGCAGTAGGTCGTATCCGAGAAATCGACCATTTCGGCGTCGAGCATACCGGCCGCCACAAACGCCTTGAATGACGATCCCGGCTCGAACCAGTCGGTCACCGCGCGCGCTTTTGTCGGGCGATCCGGATACGTTTCTTCGGGATCAACATGCGCCATAGCGAGTACATCACCGGTGTTGCAGTCGAGAAAGACGGCGGTTCCCCGCTGTGCGTTGTACCTGGTGACTGCGTTTTGCAGTTCGTCTTCGACTATGTCCTGCAGCCGCCAATCCATGGTCAGCACCAGTGACTGGCCGGGTTTGGGCTGGATCAGCGCGGCCTCGTGAACGCGATAGGTGTTACCCGTTCCGTCGCGGCGAATGTCCGCAATACCGCTGTCGCCGGCGAGCGTCTGCTCGAACGAGAGCTCGAGGCCGGATCGGCCGATGTTGTCGATATCGGTGAAACCGAGGACTTGACGCCCGACGATGCCGAAGGGATAGGACCGCCGGCTTTCCTCGCGGAGGTAGAGTCCTTCCGGGGCTTCGCCATCGATCCGGGCCGCGAGGCGGTCGTCCAGCATTCGGTCAATCCAGCTGAAGCGTCTCAGCCGCAGCGAAAATTTCTTTGCCGACGTACCCTTTTTGTAGCCATACAGTTTATCGAGATACGCGCCGACCTTGTTGATCTGCGCATTCGACGTCGGGTAGGCATAGAGAGAGGATGCGATTTCGTTCTTGGCGACGACCTGCCCGCGGCGGTCGTAGATGAGGCCTCGTGGCGCCGGGATTCCCACTGTGCCGCCGGACTGACGTTCCACAATCTGGCTGTAGCGGGAATGCTGGAAGACCTGCAGATGCGTCAGGCGCGTGGCGATTGCGGTGAAGAAGACTGCCATGAGAATGAGCAGGACGCCGAGGCGGATACGCTCGGAACGTGTGCGCTTCACTGTTGAGCCCCTTCCCCGTACAGCTCTTCCGGCTCAAGCATGAACTGCGGCAGCTCCCCGGCGGTCGCCTGCGACTCCGTAATAACCGGGAGGTAATCGGTCACGCGCTTGATCGAGGAAAAAACGCGCGTCAGCTCGTCTACGGGTTCCACTTCTTCGTCGCGGAACTGCAAAGTATACAGCCGGTCGACCGGAACCTGGATCATGCCCAGTGTGTCGACGGCGTATGTTTCGATTCGACTGGCCAGCGAGAGGGAGGCGATGTCATCATGTACTTTTGACGCGGCATCCGCGAGGAGACGGTGCTGTTCACGAAGCAGGGCGGTCTCATGCACGAGCGTCAGCACCCTTACACGCTGCCAGATGTGGCTGCAGGCAAGCACCAGAAACGCAGCCACGACCATCGCGATCGGGAAGTACCGATGCGAGCGGATACGGACGGCAGGGAGCCTGCGAAGATCGAGCGTTTCCGAAAACTTCCGTACCGATCTGGCCATCATCACACCTTTTCAGCCACGCGCAGCTTGGCGGAGCGTGCCCGGGGGTTGCGAGTAATTTCGTCCGGCGACGGGGTCACCGGCTTGCGAGTGACCAGGCGGAGACGGGCAGGCGGATATTCGGGCACGATCTGGCCGGGCCCGTAAATCTCCGCAGGACGCGCCTCAGACTGATAAAACCGCTTTACGATGCGGTCTTCGAGAGAATGGTAGGAGATGACGGCGAGTCGGCCGCCGGGTACCAGCAGAGAGAAGGCGGCAGGAAGGACAGAGCGAAGTTCATCCAGCTCGTGGTTGACGGCGATTCTGAACGCCTGGAAGA includes:
- the mraY gene encoding phospho-N-acetylmuramoyl-pentapeptide-transferase; this translates as MLYHLLAPLADQIPGLNLFRYITFRTAGATLTAIIICLILGPFFVNLLRKYQVKEKIRAEGPQSHKAKEGTPTMGGLIILAGIVIPTLLWAPLTNFYVLTVLLVTVWMGILGFMDDYLKAIAKQPKGLVARKKLVGQVVLGLIFGVVLTWLGPEGQYDNTTNIPLFKNYVLNLGILYIPWVMLVIAGSSNAVNLTDGLDGLAIGLCGLCFAAFAGFVYVSGRLDYSSYLQIEYFAGSGELTVYCGAAIGAALGFLWFNSHPAQVFMGDTGSLSLGAALGAIAILIKKELVLLIVGGVFVVEALSVILQVLSYRYRGGKRIFKMAPLHHHFELSGWAEPKVVIRFWIVGALCALLTLATLKVR
- the murF gene encoding UDP-N-acetylmuramoyl-tripeptide--D-alanyl-D-alanine ligase, which translates into the protein MRFDTLALDLRGRLNSAEFAERTFSGVSIDSRTITNGRLFVALRGEVHDGHAYIAGALERGAAGVLGEQDHPALRTLPARTPVVTVEDPHTALIELATRYRRSLQCRRVAITGSNGKTTTKEMTYRLLLAVEPSVYRTPGNLNNLFGLPLTILEMPAGTRVGVFELGISVPGEMSRLAPILEPDMIAITNVGPSHLEFLGTVEMVAAEKLSLAGASAPDAPLIVNADNEVLMSAARRADRRLVTFGMAAGADFRPSSVATGDDGLTRVVIDDHEFVLTLFGQYQVMNLLASYAIVRELGYSFENIDTTTIELTTAPMRGERMSLHGVTIIADCYNANPDSMTGGLRSLADLPHEGRLLVVLGDMLELGEHSRDFHRHIGSLLATLDIDRAFLVGPLSQSMLDGALEGGADRSRLAHFDNAAACAEALAAQLTHGDLVYIKGSRGVGLEVVIERWRSGGGKN
- a CDS encoding UDP-N-acetylmuramoyl-L-alanyl-D-glutamate--2,6-diaminopimelate ligase gives rise to the protein MLADLQAGVRGECAITLEQLIEAVEGAVLTGDGSIEIENIEYDSRLVKPNSLFFAVKGYRVDGYDFVRQAKENGAVAVMGEREGCDEIGIHVRVPDIRAAMAKCAAAFYEYPGHKIKSCGVTGTNGKTTTCFMIKSILEARAKRTGLITSLVYDTGKDKFKAERTTPESLDVQRLLFLMKRNWCVNAVIEVSSHALVLHRVDEINFRVAVYTNFTRDHLDFHKTMDAYLEAKALLLHKLEGPMSYVVINLDVPEFRRLLPEIKSAHISYAVEDTSADVRCEAYELRADGTTFDLKTPLGTRTIELHLPGRFNLTNAVAAAAGGLASGADLDSVVRGLEAVRPIPGRFNHVSAGQPFAVYIDYAHTPDAIERLCKSARELCDGRLLLLFGCGGDRDTGKRPLMGKAAMDFADFAVVTSDNPRSERPSAIIDAIRPALDDDRSAVVEDRREAICTILKMARSGDAVLLAGKGAETYQEVAGVRHPFEDRLVALDALASMGFTGSESEES
- a CDS encoding penicillin-binding transpeptidase domain-containing protein; amino-acid sequence: MKRTRSERIRLGVLLILMAVFFTAIATRLTHLQVFQHSRYSQIVERQSGGTVGIPAPRGLIYDRRGQVVAKNEIASSLYAYPTSNAQINKVGAYLDKLYGYKKGTSAKKFSLRLRRFSWIDRMLDDRLAARIDGEAPEGLYLREESRRSYPFGIVGRQVLGFTDIDNIGRSGLELSFEQTLAGDSGIADIRRDGTGNTYRVHEAALIQPKPGQSLVLTMDWRLQDIVEDELQNAVTRYNAQRGTAVFLDCNTGDVLAMAHVDPEETYPDRPTKARAVTDWFEPGSSFKAFVAAGMLDAEMVDFSDTTYCEMGKWKLGRRTLHDDKELGWLTFRQIIEQSSNIGIGKQACKLGGEELMATAHRFGFGQKLRCGLPGEEAGRLVPPNRWSEYTISALAMGHSVAVTTLQMATAFAAVANGGSLYRPRTVLGYVDEDGVLISRNTPELIGRAMRRESADSLHAFLRGVVENGTAKPVNSPVIAIAGKTGTGEMVNVETGRMEKNKFVASFGGYFPADRPLIAGIVVLFRPRPVTYGGHTSGPTFRRIAERYAVVNPDLFLAPEHVLVEADRRDDRTVEVPDFLGRDMVLVKQMAEKRGLVVRATADEGVVTWQFPPADRLLFPGDEVLVEVVSTGPTDERVPDLTGLSVRTVSAYLHKIGQTFRVTGSGRVVKQTPAPGETLNRAEICWLTCKPGYGESAPSRSSN